A single Crateriforma conspicua DNA region contains:
- a CDS encoding PEP-CTERM sorting domain-containing protein produces the protein MKRLTAFSLLLALAAVGSQANAALVNITALDVRGTGVFGHDPNISAVTINDVAPSGTTVADPLNIQLTYSNLDLDGDSTANDSVTFTLTAAGGGGSQRAWGQGIDTGFGSLNNVTLSVSSVSGTTTDFGDTIVFDGFVGANAGLGGNGDFQRNVDINGTTVNLTTANTGAFEFVTRGIDFAPTSTVLFDNSGGTGGSIVARSYDLQFSTVAAVPEPSSFALLGLCGGAAVWRRRRKSSV, from the coding sequence ATGAAACGACTGACGGCATTTTCTCTTCTATTGGCTCTAGCAGCGGTTGGCTCACAGGCAAACGCAGCGCTGGTGAATATCACGGCACTCGACGTGCGTGGAACCGGCGTGTTCGGTCATGATCCGAATATCTCTGCAGTGACGATCAATGATGTGGCCCCTTCGGGCACTACAGTCGCTGATCCTCTGAACATTCAGCTGACGTATTCCAATCTGGATCTTGACGGCGATTCGACCGCGAACGACTCGGTCACCTTCACGCTGACCGCGGCGGGCGGCGGTGGTTCGCAACGTGCTTGGGGACAAGGAATCGATACAGGGTTCGGAAGCCTGAACAACGTCACTCTTTCGGTAAGCAGTGTTTCAGGCACCACGACCGACTTCGGCGATACCATCGTGTTCGATGGTTTTGTCGGCGCAAACGCAGGGCTTGGCGGAAACGGCGATTTTCAGCGAAACGTTGACATCAATGGAACCACCGTCAATTTGACAACCGCAAACACGGGCGCCTTCGAGTTTGTGACGAGGGGGATCGATTTCGCACCAACTTCCACCGTCTTGTTTGATAACTCCGGCGGTACCGGCGGCAGCATTGTTGCTCGAAGCTACGACTTGCAGTTCAGCACAGTCGCGGCCGTTCCCGAACCGTCGTCGTTTGCTCTGTTGGGGTTGTGCGGAGGCGCCGCTGTCTGGCGTCGACGACGAAAGTCGTCTGTCTGA
- a CDS encoding DUF1593 domain-containing protein, with translation MTNPSICRVILVVVLAVWCGFANGEERPRLAVLTDIGGDPDDTQSLVRLMVYANEFQIEAIVASASGTPGELKKSITRTDLILEIIDAYDRVLPNLKRHDGGWPTADTLRGVVRSGNRFRGLEHIGDSHDTDGSKWLIQCVDAGSMDRPLNIAIWGGQTDLAQALWRVKQDRGMDGLAAFVKKFRVYDIADQDRIADWMRKTYPGMHYVLSKASPGQDKRTATFRGMYLTGDESLTSRRWIDEHVRSRGALGEKYPTKTWTAPNPHGCLKEGDTPSWQFFLPLGGNDPSDPTQPGWGGQFQREPDGWYRDLTATDSVDPRTTVSRHRVAIQNDFAKRMRWCQP, from the coding sequence ATGACAAACCCTTCGATATGCCGAGTGATTTTGGTGGTCGTTCTGGCCGTCTGGTGTGGATTCGCGAACGGCGAAGAACGCCCCAGGCTGGCCGTTTTAACGGACATCGGTGGCGACCCCGATGATACCCAGTCGCTGGTTCGATTGATGGTGTATGCCAACGAATTTCAGATCGAAGCGATCGTTGCCAGTGCATCGGGCACACCCGGCGAGCTTAAGAAGTCGATCACACGCACGGACCTGATTCTGGAGATCATTGATGCTTACGACCGCGTGCTTCCGAATCTGAAGCGGCACGATGGCGGTTGGCCGACGGCAGACACATTGCGTGGTGTCGTTCGTTCGGGCAATCGTTTTCGAGGGCTTGAACACATCGGTGACTCGCATGACACGGACGGATCAAAGTGGCTGATCCAGTGCGTCGATGCCGGTTCGATGGACCGCCCACTGAACATCGCGATCTGGGGCGGGCAAACCGATTTGGCGCAGGCACTCTGGCGGGTCAAGCAGGATCGTGGGATGGATGGTCTGGCCGCTTTCGTCAAGAAGTTCCGCGTCTATGACATCGCCGATCAAGACCGGATCGCCGATTGGATGCGGAAGACGTATCCGGGGATGCACTACGTTTTGTCAAAGGCTTCCCCGGGACAAGACAAACGCACCGCCACGTTTCGCGGGATGTATTTGACGGGGGACGAATCGCTGACCAGTCGTCGTTGGATCGACGAACATGTTCGGTCACGCGGGGCCCTGGGGGAAAAGTACCCGACCAAGACTTGGACGGCCCCGAATCCACACGGTTGCCTGAAAGAAGGCGACACACCGTCGTGGCAGTTCTTCTTGCCGCTCGGTGGCAATGATCCGTCCGATCCGACGCAACCCGGATGGGGCGGTCAATTCCAGCGTGAACCCGACGGATGGTACCGCGACCTGACCGCCACCGATTCGGTGGATCCCCGAACAACGGTCAGCCGACACCGCGTCGCGATCCAAAACGACTTCGCCAAACGCATGCGTTGGTGCCAACCGTAG
- a CDS encoding DUF6528 family protein → MISTDVPAIVCADQADNRVCLVDPFAADGESALLWSYPAADDPPMQYVPTDAKRVVMDDTVMILIAYHGRVRLIRFPDAKVIKDYPSYSSCHSAELLPDGLIVSVNSNHGMLRLHRSADDFVDHELPYAHGITWDKHRDCLWALGDRLYRYHYRSGNLSLDRAFDLPLSPTGHDLFPCRSEAKLLVSNNDALFAFDLESERFDLLSDLDSIKSASQHSDGTIWISDPERTEIGASFQSDSIRMVNPKGTPTSFRVDGARFYKARWWQDVDFSY, encoded by the coding sequence GTGATCTCGACCGATGTCCCGGCAATTGTGTGTGCCGACCAAGCGGACAATCGCGTGTGTTTGGTCGATCCCTTCGCTGCGGATGGTGAATCCGCGTTGTTGTGGAGCTATCCGGCGGCTGACGATCCGCCGATGCAGTATGTCCCCACGGATGCCAAGCGTGTGGTGATGGATGATACGGTCATGATCCTGATCGCCTATCACGGTCGCGTGCGGCTGATTCGATTCCCTGATGCCAAGGTGATCAAGGATTATCCTTCGTACAGCAGTTGCCATTCCGCGGAACTGTTGCCCGATGGATTGATTGTCAGTGTGAACAGCAATCACGGGATGCTGCGATTGCATCGTTCCGCCGACGACTTCGTTGACCACGAATTGCCGTACGCTCACGGGATCACCTGGGACAAGCACCGTGATTGCCTTTGGGCTTTGGGCGATCGGCTTTATCGGTACCACTACCGCAGCGGAAACCTTTCACTTGACCGGGCGTTTGATTTGCCGCTTTCGCCGACGGGACACGATCTGTTCCCCTGCCGCAGCGAAGCCAAACTGTTGGTCAGCAACAACGATGCATTGTTCGCTTTTGATTTGGAAAGCGAACGGTTTGACCTGTTGTCCGACTTGGATTCGATCAAGAGCGCAAGTCAGCATTCCGACGGCACCATCTGGATCAGTGATCCCGAAAGAACAGAAATCGGGGCCAGTTTTCAAAGTGATTCCATTCGAATGGTGAATCCAAAAGGGACGCCGACCAGCTTCCGGGTTGATGGTGCACGCTTTTACAAAGCACGCTGGTGGCAGGACGTGGACTTTAGCTACTGA
- a CDS encoding apiosidase-like domain-containing protein produces MYSIPMRATFLGLIVLSLSCSHASAVQFPLRVSHNGRHLVDQQGTPFFFLCDTAWMLNEATTLEQAKFYLDNCAEKEFSVVHAAIYFDGPFDRTKITDPDLDHFQKIKDTVAYARKKGIAVNLIPAWMGWRGESWGTLFTDLSQTEIENYATFVANQFREFDNVIYSVGGDYNPDFDPRTKQRVANYLKGFEIGNWMGHALKRTHPQALCMYFSQGGYPSSQFFGKESWCDFHFVQFKDANHAQQYRLIKRDYEFQPTKPTYLGEFAYEYRFEGQRWPKTTPLQIRRSAYWAMTSGACGYTYGRRGLWHFHSKAPYKVHQPWQDLMECDLSPGRCHMTHFARMFKGLDWHRLEPYHVNNLVTMGADEGTTDFTSSAIARDGSFAVAYFPTQKTSTIDLSKLTGEQIEAQWFDPVSGRYHNAAGSPFDRVQVPITPPGENSEGSTDWVLILQSVLDVED; encoded by the coding sequence ATGTACAGTATTCCGATGCGTGCAACGTTCCTGGGGCTGATCGTCCTCAGCCTCTCTTGCTCACATGCGTCGGCGGTTCAGTTCCCGCTGCGGGTCAGTCACAACGGTCGGCATTTGGTCGATCAGCAGGGAACCCCCTTCTTCTTTCTATGTGACACCGCCTGGATGCTGAACGAAGCGACCACGTTGGAACAGGCCAAGTTTTACCTGGACAACTGTGCGGAAAAGGAGTTCTCCGTTGTTCACGCGGCAATCTATTTCGACGGGCCCTTTGATCGCACCAAGATCACTGATCCCGACCTTGATCACTTTCAGAAGATCAAAGACACCGTCGCCTACGCACGGAAGAAGGGAATCGCCGTGAATTTGATCCCTGCGTGGATGGGATGGCGAGGCGAATCATGGGGAACTCTGTTCACGGATCTCAGCCAGACCGAGATCGAAAACTACGCCACCTTTGTCGCGAATCAGTTTCGTGAATTTGACAACGTCATCTATTCAGTCGGCGGCGACTATAACCCGGATTTTGATCCGCGAACGAAACAGCGCGTCGCGAATTACCTGAAAGGCTTTGAGATCGGAAACTGGATGGGGCACGCGCTGAAACGCACGCATCCACAGGCTCTTTGCATGTACTTTTCACAGGGCGGATACCCCAGCTCCCAGTTCTTTGGCAAAGAATCGTGGTGCGATTTCCATTTCGTCCAGTTCAAGGACGCCAATCATGCCCAGCAATATCGGCTGATCAAACGAGATTACGAGTTTCAACCCACCAAGCCGACCTACTTGGGCGAGTTTGCCTATGAGTACCGCTTCGAGGGTCAGCGGTGGCCGAAGACCACACCGCTACAGATACGGCGATCGGCGTATTGGGCGATGACCAGCGGCGCATGCGGTTACACGTACGGCCGACGAGGCCTTTGGCACTTCCATTCAAAAGCGCCGTACAAAGTGCATCAACCGTGGCAGGACCTGATGGAATGTGACCTATCCCCCGGTCGTTGTCACATGACACATTTCGCACGAATGTTCAAAGGTTTGGATTGGCACCGGTTGGAACCTTATCACGTCAACAATCTTGTCACCATGGGCGCCGACGAAGGCACGACCGATTTCACCAGCAGCGCGATCGCCCGTGATGGCAGTTTTGCGGTTGCCTATTTCCCGACTCAGAAAACTTCGACGATTGATCTGAGCAAACTCACCGGCGAACAGATCGAAGCCCAGTGGTTTGATCCGGTCAGCGGCCGGTACCACAACGCTGCTGGATCCCCGTTTGACCGGGTCCAGGTCCCGATCACTCCGCCTGGTGAGAATTCGGAAGGTTCGACGGATTGGGTGTTAATTCTTCAAAGTGTTCTGGATGTGGAGGACTGA